The proteins below come from a single Hydrogenimonas thermophila genomic window:
- a CDS encoding thioredoxin family protein translates to MKRIVFTVFALVSFLMAEVNWQPNYNAAKEEAKKSGKPMLVILVSHTCRWCRKLENRTLQNPKVVDYVNKFFVPVIVYRGEGDYPDFIRSSMVPTTFFLTPNEKMIMQPSVGYWEPNDYMSDLVMAIKKFKKGK, encoded by the coding sequence ATGAAGAGAATAGTTTTTACAGTTTTTGCACTGGTTTCATTTCTTATGGCAGAGGTTAATTGGCAGCCAAATTATAATGCGGCAAAAGAGGAAGCAAAAAAAAGTGGTAAACCGATGCTTGTAATTTTAGTTTCTCATACTTGCAGATGGTGTAGAAAACTTGAGAATAGAACACTGCAAAATCCAAAAGTTGTTGATTATGTCAACAAATTTTTTGTACCTGTGATAGTTTATAGAGGAGAAGGAGACTATCCTGATTTTATTAGATCCTCTATGGTTCCTACAACATTTTTTTTAACCCCAAATGAGAAGATGATAATGCAGCCTTCTGTAGGCTATTGGGAACCAAATGACTATATGAGTGATTTAGTAATGGCAATAAAAAAATTTAAAAAGGGCAAATAG
- the rplU gene encoding 50S ribosomal protein L21 codes for MTAIIKHGGKQYKVSEGDILCLDYMGLEPKAKIEIKEVLAVDNDGDLKIGTPYVDGAVVEAEVINEGRERKIIIYKKRRRKDSKLKRGFRRDFTRVRITKIA; via the coding sequence ATGACAGCAATTATCAAGCATGGCGGTAAGCAATACAAGGTCAGTGAAGGCGATATTCTTTGCCTTGATTACATGGGCCTTGAGCCAAAAGCCAAAATCGAGATTAAAGAAGTATTGGCTGTTGACAATGATGGAGATCTTAAGATCGGTACTCCATATGTTGACGGCGCTGTTGTCGAAGCGGAAGTTATAAACGAAGGTCGTGAAAGAAAGATTATTATCTATAAAAAACGACGTCGTAAAGATAGCAAGCTTAAGCGCGGCTTCCGCCGAGATTTTACTCGCGTACGTATTACAAAAATCGCGTAA
- a CDS encoding bifunctional diguanylate cyclase/phosphodiesterase has product MSISKKFILIYSILLILGTLLFEIWEGNYTLLPDIVNIFVLTVLFFSVIYFIIIKPIGNKLRQLSQEVYNLPENNKLDLPNFSEPELQDLADAVSSAAYELRQQKNMLDWILDHIPAGVVIYQPNIVYANQYALEHLSLDIKSMHKVKPVDFLAKHIDEKTKKQLYLLMKNRIKGIEGRKSYNTELYVNGQTLHVFAVSDTIEYNGKPAGIITFIDMTELRWAEFELTLLQRYLPVVAYHVTITKEGEKFYYISNAIEELTGFTPEEVKSQQNWWYQHVHPDDKECINKRKEKFIKNEKFQSQYRILRKDGTYIWINEQIVILENNNGVKELAGFWRDSTREKIWQFAHNALAKANEGMLRAKSESLLFKYICKVLVDSGFCCYAWIGKADLEQDKIVPLYSYPYDETYASDITITLNQELLTSLGPTGEVASKKRDISLNTDTRTNENIKPWREEMIKRKFFSSAAINIDSDKNKILTLNIYADLPGWFDETLIPLLTTLGRNIGFALSDLNSRERLKYLSYHDSLCGILNINALKSRLLTLKQPAAIAVINIRDFSTVNLNFGYSVGNSILCRTATVIKSCVAKKDKLYHLGGDKFALLVINADKKCMEGIAKRIQKRLAEGVVYENHSIPIFLRIGIAATPEDCSDPTTLHELGMSALNFGNSSRSITKFEPWMQEVSRTRLMLESTIHKAINEESFELYYQPIVNSSSGKVTQCEALIRLNDQDGKPIRPDLMISVAEDLGLITQITRIIIKKVLLQQKIWRSKGVNVRVAVNISAADIEDPEFFPNLQEMLLKNGLNSDIIALEITERTTVEKTDVVRDFIDYARSIGIAIEIDDFGVAHSSLHEISQINFDILKIDKSFIDRILIDERNAEIVRFIIHMATQLQAQTVAEGVEKQEQIDWLKDNGCDFIQGYIYSKPLPTDEFEAWYNVHKK; this is encoded by the coding sequence ATGAGTATTTCAAAGAAGTTTATATTAATCTATTCAATTCTTCTGATTTTAGGAACTTTGCTTTTTGAAATATGGGAGGGAAACTATACATTACTTCCTGATATAGTAAATATATTTGTACTTACTGTTCTTTTTTTCAGTGTCATATATTTTATTATCATTAAACCAATTGGTAATAAGTTAAGACAATTAAGTCAAGAAGTTTATAATTTACCTGAAAATAATAAACTTGATTTGCCAAATTTCAGTGAACCTGAACTTCAAGATCTTGCAGATGCAGTCAGTTCTGCTGCTTATGAGCTTCGTCAACAAAAAAATATGCTTGACTGGATTCTTGATCATATTCCTGCTGGTGTAGTTATTTATCAGCCTAATATAGTTTATGCAAACCAGTATGCATTGGAACATCTTTCGTTAGATATAAAAAGTATGCATAAAGTTAAGCCGGTTGATTTTTTAGCAAAACATATAGATGAGAAGACAAAAAAACAGCTGTATCTTTTAATGAAAAATCGTATTAAAGGCATAGAAGGTAGAAAGTCATATAATACTGAATTATATGTAAATGGACAGACATTACATGTATTTGCTGTTTCAGATACAATTGAATACAATGGTAAACCTGCTGGAATAATAACATTTATTGATATGACAGAGTTGAGGTGGGCTGAATTTGAGCTTACATTGTTACAGAGGTACCTGCCTGTAGTTGCTTATCATGTTACTATTACTAAAGAAGGAGAAAAGTTTTATTATATTTCAAATGCTATAGAAGAGTTGACAGGTTTTACACCAGAAGAAGTAAAATCACAGCAAAATTGGTGGTATCAGCATGTACATCCAGATGATAAAGAGTGTATTAATAAACGAAAAGAGAAGTTTATAAAAAATGAAAAGTTTCAAAGTCAATATAGAATTCTCAGAAAAGATGGAACATATATTTGGATAAATGAGCAAATAGTAATACTAGAAAATAATAATGGCGTAAAAGAGTTAGCTGGTTTTTGGAGAGACTCAACTCGCGAAAAAATCTGGCAATTTGCACATAATGCTTTGGCAAAAGCAAATGAGGGTATGCTTAGAGCTAAAAGTGAAAGTTTACTATTTAAATATATATGTAAAGTATTGGTTGATAGCGGTTTTTGTTGTTATGCTTGGATAGGAAAAGCAGATTTGGAGCAAGATAAAATAGTTCCATTATACTCTTATCCATACGATGAGACATATGCAAGTGATATTACTATTACACTTAATCAAGAATTATTAACAAGTTTGGGACCAACAGGAGAAGTAGCATCTAAAAAAAGAGATATAAGTTTAAATACTGATACAAGAACAAATGAAAATATTAAACCTTGGCGTGAAGAGATGATTAAAAGAAAATTTTTCTCTTCAGCTGCAATTAATATAGATTCAGATAAGAATAAAATTCTGACATTAAATATATATGCAGATTTACCTGGTTGGTTTGATGAAACACTCATACCATTGCTTACAACACTTGGTAGAAATATTGGTTTTGCTCTTAGTGATTTAAATAGTCGTGAAAGATTAAAATATCTTAGTTATCACGACTCTTTATGTGGTATTCTTAATATAAATGCTTTAAAATCTAGATTATTAACGTTAAAACAGCCAGCTGCAATAGCTGTAATAAATATACGAGATTTTTCTACTGTAAATCTTAATTTTGGGTATAGCGTAGGGAATTCAATATTATGTAGAACTGCTACTGTAATAAAGTCTTGTGTAGCTAAAAAAGATAAACTATATCATTTAGGTGGTGATAAATTTGCACTACTTGTTATTAATGCTGACAAAAAATGTATGGAAGGTATAGCTAAACGTATACAAAAACGGTTAGCTGAAGGTGTAGTTTATGAAAATCATTCAATTCCAATTTTTTTACGCATAGGAATTGCTGCTACACCAGAAGACTGTAGTGACCCTACAACGCTACATGAGCTTGGAATGAGTGCATTGAACTTTGGAAATAGCAGTAGATCAATAACTAAATTTGAACCTTGGATGCAAGAAGTGTCACGTACACGTTTAATGCTTGAATCAACTATTCATAAAGCAATCAATGAAGAGAGTTTTGAACTCTATTATCAGCCAATTGTCAACTCTTCAAGTGGCAAAGTAACGCAGTGTGAAGCACTTATTCGTCTAAATGATCAAGATGGCAAACCTATTCGACCAGATTTAATGATTTCAGTAGCAGAAGATTTGGGTCTTATTACTCAAATTACAAGAATCATTATAAAAAAAGTTCTATTACAGCAGAAAATTTGGCGTAGTAAAGGTGTTAATGTACGTGTTGCTGTTAATATATCAGCTGCAGATATAGAAGATCCGGAATTTTTTCCTAATCTTCAAGAGATGCTTTTAAAAAATGGATTGAACAGTGATATTATTGCACTTGAAATAACTGAAAGAACAACGGTTGAAAAGACAGATGTTGTACGTGATTTTATTGATTATGCAAGATCAATTGGTATTGCTATTGAGATTGATGATTTTGGTGTTGCTCATTCATCATTACATGAAATTTCTCAGATTAACTTTGATATTTTAAAGATTGATAAAAGCTTTATAGATAGAATCCTTATTGATGAAAGAAATGCTGAAATAGTTAGATTTATAATTCATATGGCTACACAACTACAAGCGCAAACAGTAGCTGAAGGAGTAGAAAAGCAAGAGCAAATTGATTGGTTAAAAGATAATGGTTGTGATTTTATTCAAGGATACATCTATTCTAAACCATTACCGACAGATGAATTTGAAGCGTGGTATAATGTACATAAAAAATGA
- the dapE gene encoding succinyl-diaminopimelate desuccinylase, protein MQRLDTIELFIKLLSYPSVTPNDEGALTFIRDYLDDFEAEWVNKVNVKNLFLYKKFGDGPHLCFAGHIDVVPPGDGWESNPFVPKCENGYIYARGAQDMKSGVAAFVQACKDAKIFNGTLSLLLTSDEEGDAKYGTIEVLKFLKERDFLPDFAIVAEPTCEEVFGDAIKIGRRGSINGVIEKIGKQGHAAYPEKALNPIHKVAQVLPHIAGVNLDTGDEFFAPSKFVITDIRAGMEVTNVTPGKLKMMFNVRNNTKTSKEDIESFVDKYFKDMNYTLTLSQSAKPFMTDKNSKIVKDITSAIKNITGVDTKYSTAGGTSDARFLAEFGVDVVEFGVINDTIHAPNERTTSKEVEALKVVFDEVIKNF, encoded by the coding sequence GTGCAAAGACTAGATACTATTGAACTTTTTATAAAGCTTTTGTCTTACCCGTCAGTAACACCTAATGATGAAGGTGCATTGACTTTTATCAGAGATTATCTGGATGACTTTGAAGCTGAGTGGGTTAACAAAGTAAATGTAAAAAATCTTTTTTTATATAAAAAGTTTGGAGATGGACCGCACCTCTGTTTTGCCGGTCATATAGATGTTGTTCCGCCTGGAGATGGGTGGGAGAGTAATCCATTTGTTCCAAAGTGTGAAAATGGCTATATTTATGCTCGCGGTGCTCAAGATATGAAGAGCGGTGTAGCTGCTTTTGTACAGGCCTGTAAAGATGCGAAAATATTTAATGGTACTCTCTCTTTGCTTTTAACAAGTGATGAAGAGGGTGATGCTAAATATGGGACAATAGAGGTTTTGAAGTTCCTAAAAGAGAGAGACTTCTTGCCTGATTTTGCAATAGTTGCAGAACCTACCTGTGAAGAGGTTTTTGGAGATGCCATTAAAATAGGCCGTAGAGGTTCAATAAACGGCGTAATTGAAAAAATAGGTAAACAAGGACACGCTGCATACCCTGAAAAAGCTTTGAATCCTATTCATAAAGTAGCTCAAGTATTGCCTCATATAGCAGGAGTTAATCTTGATACAGGTGATGAGTTTTTTGCTCCTAGTAAATTTGTCATAACAGATATACGTGCGGGTATGGAAGTAACAAATGTAACTCCTGGTAAACTTAAAATGATGTTCAATGTACGTAACAATACAAAAACTTCAAAAGAGGATATAGAAAGCTTTGTTGATAAATATTTCAAAGATATGAATTATACATTGACTTTGAGTCAGTCTGCTAAGCCATTTATGACAGACAAAAACTCTAAAATTGTAAAAGATATTACCTCTGCAATAAAAAATATAACAGGTGTAGATACGAAGTATTCTACAGCTGGTGGTACAAGTGATGCTAGATTTTTAGCTGAATTTGGTGTTGATGTTGTTGAGTTTGGAGTTATAAACGATACTATACATGCACCAAATGAGAGAACAACGTCAAAAGAGGTAGAAGCTCTCAAAGTAGTCTTTGATGAAGTTATAAAAAACTTTTAA
- a CDS encoding RidA family protein — protein MKIIQTDNAPQAIGPYSQAMKVGDFIFTSGQIALTPSGVMVQDNIELQTEQVMKNLQAVLEAAGSCLQNVVKTTIFLANMDDFATVNAIYEKWFDGHKPARSTVAVKTLPKNALVEIECIALVEAPIPG, from the coding sequence ATGAAAATAATTCAAACAGATAATGCACCTCAGGCAATTGGACCATATTCACAAGCAATGAAAGTAGGTGATTTTATATTTACATCAGGTCAAATTGCACTTACTCCAAGTGGTGTAATGGTTCAAGATAATATAGAGTTACAGACTGAACAGGTTATGAAGAATCTGCAAGCAGTTCTTGAAGCAGCAGGAAGCTGTTTGCAAAATGTTGTAAAAACAACTATCTTTTTAGCCAATATGGATGATTTTGCAACAGTAAATGCTATTTATGAAAAGTGGTTTGACGGTCATAAACCTGCACGAAGTACAGTAGCTGTTAAAACATTGCCAAAGAATGCATTGGTAGAGATAGAGTGTATCGCTTTAGTAGAAGCACCAATTCCAGGTTGA